Proteins co-encoded in one Flavobacteriales bacterium genomic window:
- a CDS encoding ribose-phosphate pyrophosphokinase: protein MKLKKVSIFSGSATPELAERIADNFGKKLGDVRISRFSDGEFQPSFEESVRGNDVFIVQSTIPPADNLMELLLMIDAAKRASAKRIIAIIPYFGFARQDRKDKPRVAIGAKLVANLLAAAGVDRVITMDLHADQIQGFFEVPVDHLFASTIFLPYINEHLDISNVIMAAPDTGGTKRASAYAKVLNVDLAISYKQRKVANKVDSMTVIGDVTDKDVILVDDIIDTAGTLTKAADMLIEKGARSVRAFITHPVLSGPAYERLEESQLKELIVTDTIPLQKESSKIKVVSVAPLFGDVIRRLLNDKSISKHFITHL from the coding sequence TTGAAGCTCAAGAAGGTATCCATATTCTCAGGAAGCGCTACGCCAGAACTGGCTGAACGCATCGCAGACAATTTCGGTAAGAAGTTGGGTGATGTGCGTATCAGTCGCTTCAGCGATGGAGAGTTCCAGCCTTCTTTCGAGGAGTCTGTGCGGGGTAACGATGTATTCATCGTACAATCCACGATACCTCCTGCGGATAATCTGATGGAGCTGCTCCTGATGATCGATGCTGCCAAGCGAGCTTCTGCCAAACGCATCATCGCCATCATACCCTATTTCGGATTTGCTCGACAGGACCGCAAGGACAAGCCCAGAGTAGCGATAGGTGCCAAATTGGTGGCCAATCTACTGGCTGCAGCAGGAGTGGACCGTGTGATCACCATGGACCTGCATGCCGATCAGATCCAAGGATTCTTCGAAGTGCCGGTCGATCACCTATTTGCCAGCACTATATTCTTGCCTTATATCAATGAGCATCTGGATATCAGCAATGTGATCATGGCCGCCCCTGATACGGGCGGTACCAAGCGTGCCAGCGCCTATGCTAAAGTGCTCAACGTGGACCTGGCCATCAGCTACAAGCAGCGTAAAGTGGCCAACAAGGTGGATAGTATGACAGTGATCGGTGACGTTACTGATAAGGACGTCATCCTCGTGGACGATATCATCGATACGGCCGGTACGCTGACCAAGGCTGCAGATATGCTGATCGAGAAAGGAGCTAGATCGGTACGCGCATTCATCACCCACCCAGTGCTCTCAGGGCCGGCCTATGAGCGATTGGAAGAATCGCAATTGAAAGAATTGATCGTGACAGATACGATTCCCTTGCAGAAGGAATCAAGTAAGATAAAGGTGGTCTCGGTGGCACCTCTCTTCGGTGACGTTATCAGACGTCTGCTGAACGATAAATCCATCAGCAAACATTTCATAACCCATTTATAA
- a CDS encoding 50S ribosomal protein L25, with amino-acid sequence MKTVSLSGSPRENVGKKDAAALRDQGLTPCVIYGGDKQVHFSLKELDLNKIIFSPDVFLAEISVEGEGEYKGIIREIQFHPVTDRILHVDFLQVMEGKEVKMDLPVHLSGNAIGVRNGGRPSFPNKKLAVKGVPLDFPDAIEVDIEKIRIGMKIRVGDLQIPGLNILAPDDMVIFAVKTARGALDEEEEEEEGEEGAEGEEGEGGEGGEGAPAAEAPAEG; translated from the coding sequence ATGAAAACAGTATCATTGAGCGGTTCTCCAAGAGAGAACGTAGGGAAGAAAGATGCTGCGGCCCTCAGGGACCAGGGATTGACACCATGTGTCATCTATGGTGGAGATAAGCAGGTACACTTCTCATTGAAAGAACTAGATCTGAATAAGATCATATTCTCCCCAGATGTATTTCTGGCCGAGATCAGCGTAGAAGGTGAGGGCGAATACAAAGGAATCATCCGTGAGATCCAATTCCACCCTGTGACCGACCGCATTTTACATGTGGATTTCCTTCAGGTCATGGAGGGTAAAGAGGTAAAAATGGACCTTCCTGTACACTTGAGCGGAAATGCGATAGGTGTACGTAATGGTGGTCGTCCTTCTTTCCCGAATAAGAAGTTGGCCGTCAAGGGAGTACCCTTGGATTTCCCAGATGCGATCGAAGTGGATATCGAGAAGATCCGAATCGGAATGAAGATACGCGTAGGAGACCTCCAGATACCTGGACTCAATATCCTTGCTCCTGACGACATGGTGATATTTGCTGTCAAGACAGCAAGAGGAGCCCTCGATGAGGAGGAAGAAGAAGAGGAAGGTGAAGAAGGAGCTGAAGGCGAAGAAGGTGAAGGCGGTGAAGGAGGCGAAGGTGCCCCAGCTGCTGAAGC